Proteins from a single region of Candidatus Tumulicola sp.:
- a CDS encoding DUF3465 domain-containing protein, which translates to MIRQCMAALVAALAAVACSAASSDKPDNIAAVGDIHDRKSAQEVVVEGTVESVLPNSRTAAGDHQNFIINLSTGEGEQQLILVSHNIDIAPTAPLKVGDDVVIKGELALDRKGPVIHWTHHDPRLRHQPGFIRVGGATYE; encoded by the coding sequence ATGATACGGCAGTGCATGGCCGCGCTGGTCGCGGCGTTAGCGGCGGTCGCTTGTTCCGCCGCAAGCAGCGACAAGCCGGACAACATCGCGGCCGTCGGCGACATCCATGACCGCAAGAGCGCGCAGGAAGTCGTCGTCGAAGGCACCGTGGAGTCGGTCCTGCCCAACTCCCGCACGGCCGCGGGCGATCACCAAAATTTCATCATCAACCTGAGCACCGGAGAAGGTGAGCAGCAACTCATCCTCGTCTCGCACAACATCGACATCGCCCCCACGGCGCCGCTCAAGGTCGGTGACGACGTCGTGATCAAAGGCGAGCTCGCGCTCGATCGCAAGGGACCCGTCATCCACTGGACCCACCACGATCCCAGGTTGCGCCACCAACCCGGCTTCATCCGGGTGGGCGGCGCAACATATGAGTGA
- the lysA gene encoding diaminopimelate decarboxylase encodes MSIPPQTRAANSERPVERRRRRRSSTLMLGGCEAEALAGSFGTPLLVIDEPALRDTMRRFKAAFEHPRWLASLTYAGKALLLRSIAAIAYDEGLIIDVCSRGELETALRAGVPADHCIVHGCFKLDAEIDLAVGAAVRHVVVDHIEEIAALDAAAERRKAACSVLVRVNPAIEAVTHEHVQTGAAHSKFGFAIADGQAMEALAAVSAAPHLTLGGLHCHLGSQIVDLVAYEHEVAALTALAHQAQHDRGISIDIVDVGGGLGVDEGDRQGPTPEAWAKALFDSFDRHWDPREKRAAKSPPHILVEPGRAIIAAAGTTLYRVGVRKRLPDGAEALIVDGGMSDNPRPALYGANYRVSLAHRQGAEPSGTFTVFGRHCESDRMVARVPLPEPKAGDLLAVHASGAYTYSMASNYNRFPRPAVVLVGGGRARLAARREPLEHVLDLDVHGAEGATP; translated from the coding sequence ATGAGTATACCGCCCCAAACTAGAGCTGCCAATTCCGAACGTCCGGTCGAGCGGCGCCGGCGCCGGCGCAGTTCCACGCTCATGCTGGGCGGCTGCGAAGCGGAGGCGCTGGCAGGCTCTTTCGGCACTCCGCTCCTGGTCATCGACGAGCCGGCGCTGCGCGACACGATGCGGCGTTTCAAGGCTGCGTTCGAACACCCGCGCTGGCTCGCGTCGCTCACCTACGCAGGCAAGGCGCTGCTGCTTCGCTCCATCGCCGCGATCGCCTACGACGAGGGGCTCATCATCGACGTCTGCTCGCGCGGCGAGCTGGAGACCGCGCTGCGTGCAGGCGTGCCCGCCGATCATTGCATCGTCCACGGCTGCTTCAAGCTCGACGCCGAGATCGACCTCGCCGTCGGCGCGGCCGTGCGCCACGTCGTGGTGGATCATATCGAAGAAATAGCAGCGCTTGATGCTGCAGCCGAACGTCGCAAAGCCGCTTGCAGCGTGCTCGTGCGGGTCAATCCCGCCATCGAGGCCGTGACCCACGAGCACGTGCAAACCGGCGCTGCGCATTCGAAGTTCGGCTTCGCGATCGCCGACGGCCAAGCTATGGAAGCGCTTGCGGCGGTGAGCGCTGCTCCGCACCTGACCCTGGGGGGTCTGCATTGCCATCTCGGTTCGCAGATCGTCGACTTGGTGGCGTACGAACACGAGGTCGCCGCGCTTACCGCACTCGCACATCAAGCGCAGCATGACCGCGGGATAAGCATCGATATCGTCGACGTCGGCGGCGGCCTTGGCGTCGACGAGGGCGATCGGCAAGGGCCGACGCCGGAGGCCTGGGCGAAAGCGCTGTTCGACTCGTTCGACCGGCATTGGGACCCGCGCGAGAAGCGCGCTGCGAAGAGCCCGCCGCACATCCTGGTCGAGCCCGGGCGCGCCATCATCGCCGCAGCCGGCACCACGCTGTATCGGGTCGGCGTTCGCAAGCGGCTTCCGGACGGCGCCGAAGCGCTCATCGTGGACGGCGGCATGTCCGACAATCCCCGGCCCGCGCTGTACGGCGCGAATTATCGCGTTTCGCTCGCCCATCGGCAAGGCGCGGAGCCAAGCGGCACCTTCACGGTCTTCGGCCGGCACTGCGAATCCGACCGCATGGTCGCACGCGTGCCGCTGCCGGAACCCAAGGCCGGCGACCTGCTTGCCGTCCACGCAAGCGGAGCGTACACTTATTCCATGGCGAGCAACTACAATCGCTTTCCACGCCCAGCGGTCGTGCTGGTCGGGGGCGGACGCGCGCGGCTCGCTGCGCGGCGAGAGCCGCTCGAGCACGTGCTCGACCTCGACGTGCATGGCGCCGAAGGAGCCACTCCATGA
- a CDS encoding S9 family peptidase translates to MRIQWTKLSVLVIPLALIATLAAPARADLPPLIPRDVLFGNPEKAAPAISPDGVRLAYLAPSNGVLAVWVKTIGRNDDRVVASDPNRPIRNVTWAPNSLSVLYTQDKNGDENSHILAAGIAGGAPRDLTPYDGVRADILDINLAQPHAILIQMNKRDKSVFDVYRLDPATGKSTLDTQNPGSVAGWVADASLQVRASFTQHADGSYEIDVRDAPSSKWRKLVTFSADDGLPSPEGFSADGKSLYVTANAGANVARLLKYDVATGKYSMVYQDPAYDVDSAYFSSSHRLIAARIQREHLEWAFFDPAYQLDFAALIAAHRGDIRILGSDRAEHTLLISYTVADGPVSYYLYDRYTKTTSFLFSARPALDLLALANMQPITYQARDGLTIHGYLTLPVGVEPTKLPMVMLVHGGPWGRDVWGYSGTVQWLANRGYAVLQANFRGSTGYGKAFLNAGDRQWAGTMRTDLLDAKDWAVTQGYADAKRVAIMGGSYGGYATLAALAFSPDAFTCGVDIVGPSNLNTLLASIPPYWETQRALFDRRMGDTVDILNAQSPLFKADQIKAPLLIGQGLHDPRVNVRESDQIVAAMRQNGRPVTYIVFPDEGHGFAKPENTKRFNAAVESFLAKYLYGRDEPPKRDENVSAFLK, encoded by the coding sequence ATGCGAATCCAATGGACGAAGTTGTCCGTGCTCGTCATCCCGCTCGCGCTGATCGCGACGCTGGCAGCGCCCGCGCGCGCCGACCTGCCGCCGCTGATCCCGCGCGACGTGCTGTTCGGCAACCCGGAGAAAGCAGCGCCGGCGATCTCTCCCGATGGTGTGCGTTTGGCCTACTTGGCGCCGTCCAATGGCGTGCTCGCCGTCTGGGTGAAAACGATCGGTCGAAACGACGACCGCGTCGTGGCCTCCGACCCGAACCGTCCGATTCGCAACGTCACGTGGGCGCCGAACTCCCTCAGCGTCCTTTACACCCAAGACAAGAATGGCGACGAGAACTCTCACATTCTCGCCGCGGGCATCGCCGGTGGCGCTCCTCGGGATCTCACGCCGTACGACGGCGTGCGCGCGGATATCCTGGACATCAACCTCGCCCAACCGCACGCGATTCTCATCCAGATGAACAAGCGCGATAAGAGCGTCTTTGACGTGTATCGGCTCGACCCGGCCACTGGAAAATCGACCTTGGACACGCAGAACCCCGGCTCGGTGGCGGGCTGGGTCGCTGACGCATCGTTGCAAGTGCGCGCCTCATTCACCCAACACGCCGATGGTTCGTACGAGATCGACGTGCGCGACGCGCCGAGTTCGAAGTGGCGCAAACTCGTCACGTTCAGCGCGGATGACGGCTTGCCGTCGCCCGAAGGGTTCTCGGCGGACGGCAAGTCCCTGTACGTCACGGCCAACGCCGGCGCGAACGTCGCTCGACTGCTGAAGTACGACGTCGCAACCGGAAAATACAGCATGGTCTACCAGGATCCCGCGTACGATGTGGATAGCGCATACTTTTCATCGTCACACCGGCTGATCGCCGCAAGGATCCAGCGCGAACACCTCGAGTGGGCGTTCTTCGATCCCGCATATCAACTGGATTTCGCGGCGCTGATCGCCGCCCACCGGGGCGACATCCGCATTCTCGGCTCGGATCGGGCCGAACACACGCTGCTCATCAGCTACACCGTTGCCGACGGTCCCGTCTCGTACTACCTCTACGACCGCTACACCAAGACCACCTCATTTCTCTTCAGCGCCCGCCCCGCGCTGGATCTGCTCGCGCTTGCGAACATGCAGCCGATCACTTACCAAGCCCGCGACGGCTTGACGATTCACGGCTACCTGACACTGCCGGTCGGCGTCGAACCGACAAAACTACCCATGGTGATGCTCGTGCACGGCGGACCGTGGGGCAGAGACGTGTGGGGCTACAGCGGCACCGTGCAGTGGCTGGCAAACCGCGGCTATGCGGTCTTGCAGGCGAACTTCCGCGGTTCGACCGGCTACGGCAAGGCGTTTCTCAATGCGGGTGATCGCCAGTGGGCGGGCACGATGCGCACCGATCTGCTCGACGCAAAGGATTGGGCGGTGACGCAAGGCTACGCCGATGCCAAGCGCGTGGCCATCATGGGCGGCAGTTACGGCGGCTATGCCACGCTGGCGGCGCTGGCGTTTTCACCAGACGCGTTCACGTGCGGCGTCGACATCGTCGGGCCCTCGAATCTCAACACGCTCTTGGCGTCGATACCGCCGTACTGGGAGACGCAGCGCGCGCTGTTCGACCGGCGCATGGGCGACACGGTGGATATTCTCAACGCGCAATCGCCGCTGTTCAAGGCGGATCAGATCAAGGCGCCGCTGCTCATCGGCCAGGGACTGCACGATCCGCGCGTCAACGTTCGCGAGAGCGACCAGATCGTGGCCGCGATGCGCCAAAACGGCAGGCCCGTGACCTACATCGTGTTCCCGGATGAGGGCCACGGCTTCGCGAAACCGGAGAACACCAAGCGCTTCAATGCGGCGGTGGAATCGTTCTTGGCGAAGTATCTCTACGGCCGCGACGAGCCGCCGAAGCGAGACGAAAACGTCTCCGCCTTCCTGAAATGA
- a CDS encoding GNAT family N-acetyltransferase yields MLVHEGDVTVPSLDSLGIVNADTPARIADARELLREYAASIAGTVCLTHLDEELADLPGAYGPPRGRLLLAYAAGTPIGCVCLRDLGLWTCEMKRLYVRPAHRATGAGRALVESVIDVAAGIGYRRMRLDTLPFMARAIDLYRSLGFVRIDPYGPGAAKGALVFELLLNSVRKLGWAVYTGLARKDGGPRGERYFKELKKGPRRSGTPRNLS; encoded by the coding sequence ATGCTTGTCCACGAAGGTGACGTTACCGTGCCCTCGCTCGATTCCCTCGGCATCGTCAACGCCGATACACCGGCGCGCATCGCAGATGCGCGAGAGCTTCTTCGGGAATACGCCGCGTCGATCGCCGGCACGGTTTGCTTGACGCACCTGGATGAAGAGCTTGCCGATCTGCCCGGCGCTTACGGCCCGCCGCGCGGCAGGCTGTTGCTCGCGTATGCGGCGGGGACGCCGATCGGATGCGTGTGCTTGCGCGACCTCGGGCTTTGGACGTGCGAGATGAAGCGCTTGTACGTCCGCCCAGCGCACCGCGCCACGGGCGCCGGGCGCGCGCTGGTCGAGTCGGTCATCGACGTCGCCGCCGGCATCGGCTACCGGAGAATGCGCTTGGACACGCTGCCTTTCATGGCGCGCGCCATCGACCTCTACCGGAGTTTAGGTTTCGTCCGCATCGACCCATACGGGCCGGGGGCTGCGAAGGGAGCGCTGGTCTTCGAGTTGCTCCTCAACAGCGTGAGGAAGCTTGGATGGGCCGTATACACGGGGCTCGCGCGCAAGGACGGCGGGCCGCGCGGCGAGCGCTACTTCAAAGAATTAAAGAAGGGGCCCCGCCGAAGCGGCACCCCTCGAAATCTGTCATAA
- the obgE gene encoding GTPase ObgE, giving the protein MFVDEARIDVRGGNGGNGKVAFRREKFVPRGGPSGGDGGRGGSISIVADPQLSTLLEFRHKRKFLAPNGENGGADNCHGKDGDDITVPVPIGTLVYENDRLIVDLSEPGARAVVARGGRGGLGNQHFATSVNQTPRFAQHGEPGEELALDLQLKLLADAGIVGAPNAGKSTLLASVSAARPKIADYPFTTLDPQLGVVKIDIDVNFVLVDLPGLIEGASQGAGLGDKFLRHIERTRVLIHLIDGALPPDAAIEQMSMIEAELRAWNPALIEKRRILAVSKLDLPDAKKTLDAVAAHAKQEVFGISAATGHGVRKLMQATYLAIVEAREKDTDLKVRGSEDSEPVLRPKPAPVRTVRVVKEADGFRVIGQRLERLAAMTDFSSDDARAFFERALYRSGARRKLERLGVRTGDMVRVGPAEITFS; this is encoded by the coding sequence GTGTTCGTAGACGAAGCGCGCATCGACGTGCGCGGCGGCAACGGTGGCAACGGCAAGGTCGCATTCCGCCGCGAGAAGTTCGTGCCGCGCGGCGGTCCCAGCGGCGGCGACGGCGGGCGCGGCGGATCCATCTCCATCGTCGCGGATCCTCAACTTTCGACGCTGCTCGAATTCCGGCACAAGCGCAAATTCCTCGCGCCAAACGGCGAGAACGGCGGCGCTGACAACTGTCACGGCAAAGACGGCGACGACATCACGGTTCCCGTGCCGATCGGCACGCTGGTCTACGAAAACGACCGACTCATCGTAGACTTGAGCGAGCCCGGCGCGCGCGCAGTCGTGGCGCGCGGCGGACGCGGCGGCCTTGGCAACCAGCACTTCGCGACGTCGGTGAATCAAACGCCGCGCTTCGCGCAGCATGGTGAACCTGGCGAAGAACTCGCGCTCGATCTTCAACTCAAACTCCTCGCCGATGCGGGCATCGTGGGTGCGCCTAACGCCGGCAAGTCGACGTTGCTCGCCAGCGTTTCAGCGGCTCGCCCGAAAATCGCCGACTATCCGTTCACCACGCTGGACCCGCAGCTGGGCGTCGTGAAGATCGACATCGACGTGAACTTCGTGCTCGTCGATCTTCCGGGCTTGATCGAGGGTGCAAGTCAGGGCGCCGGACTCGGCGACAAGTTTTTGCGGCACATCGAACGCACGCGCGTGCTGATCCATCTCATCGATGGCGCGCTCCCACCGGATGCGGCCATCGAGCAGATGTCGATGATCGAAGCAGAATTGCGCGCGTGGAATCCGGCGCTGATCGAAAAGCGGCGCATTCTCGCCGTCTCGAAACTGGATCTGCCCGACGCGAAGAAGACGCTCGACGCGGTTGCGGCACACGCCAAGCAAGAGGTGTTCGGCATCTCCGCCGCCACCGGGCACGGCGTGCGCAAACTCATGCAAGCGACATACCTGGCGATCGTCGAGGCGAGGGAGAAGGACACGGACCTAAAGGTCCGTGGCTCTGAGGACAGCGAGCCCGTGCTTCGGCCGAAGCCCGCGCCGGTACGCACCGTCAGGGTAGTCAAGGAGGCCGATGGCTTCCGCGTGATCGGCCAGCGCCTCGAACGGCTCGCCGCGATGACGGATTTTTCCTCGGACGATGCGCGCGCGTTCTTCGAGCGCGCGCTCTACCGCAGCGGCGCGCGCCGCAAACTCGAAAGACTCGGCGTCCGCACCGGCGACATGGTGCGCGTCGGTCCGGCCGAGATCACCTTTTCATGA
- a CDS encoding PLP-dependent aspartate aminotransferase family protein, with the protein MDKHETTLATQAVHAGDIPRPVNQPASLPIYQSAGWAFRDLDEVDAVYEHRVPGAIYGTDGLPNTLALEAQLASLEGAQSVVVTSGGMSALLATFLGVLRQGDRIVASRDLYGNSVRLMQHLARFGVSAEFLDATDLDVVRRALAMPARLVLVETISNPRMRVADVPVLADIAHERGALLLADNTLATPWHCRPLALGADLVMESATKFLSGHHDVVIGAVGGARELVEPIRTLAVRSSIVPGAFDAWLSTRSVSSVTLRVERESANAARVAGWLAHHPKIRVVHYPGLESHPDHAVARRVLVNGFGPMLSFEIDGGAAAVNRLLGKLELIKLVLSFGGVGTTLAHPAKSSHRALSAEERAALGIHDGFLRLSVGIEAVEDIEGDLKRGLDAI; encoded by the coding sequence GTGGACAAGCATGAAACTACTCTCGCGACGCAAGCGGTGCACGCCGGCGACATCCCGCGACCCGTCAATCAACCCGCAAGTCTGCCGATCTATCAGTCCGCCGGTTGGGCGTTCCGCGATCTCGATGAGGTCGATGCGGTCTACGAGCACCGCGTGCCCGGAGCCATTTACGGCACCGATGGCTTGCCCAACACGCTGGCGCTTGAGGCACAGCTCGCGTCGTTAGAGGGCGCGCAATCGGTCGTGGTGACGAGCGGCGGCATGTCGGCGCTGCTCGCCACGTTTCTCGGTGTGCTGCGCCAAGGCGACCGGATCGTGGCCAGCCGCGACCTCTACGGGAACAGCGTCCGCCTCATGCAGCACCTCGCCCGCTTCGGGGTGAGCGCCGAGTTCCTCGACGCCACCGACCTCGACGTCGTGCGCCGCGCGCTGGCAATGCCCGCGCGCCTCGTGCTCGTTGAGACGATCTCAAATCCGCGGATGCGCGTGGCGGACGTTCCAGTGCTCGCGGATATCGCGCACGAGCGCGGCGCGCTGCTTTTGGCGGACAACACGTTGGCCACGCCGTGGCATTGCCGCCCCCTCGCACTCGGCGCGGACCTGGTGATGGAGAGCGCGACGAAGTTCCTCAGCGGTCATCACGACGTGGTGATCGGCGCGGTCGGCGGCGCGCGCGAGCTCGTCGAGCCGATCCGCACGCTCGCCGTCCGCAGCAGCATCGTGCCAGGGGCGTTCGACGCGTGGCTGAGCACGCGTTCCGTGAGCAGCGTGACGCTGCGCGTCGAGCGCGAGTCGGCGAATGCGGCGCGCGTCGCCGGCTGGCTCGCGCATCACCCGAAAATCCGCGTCGTCCACTATCCGGGGCTGGAATCGCATCCCGACCACGCGGTCGCGCGCCGAGTGCTGGTAAATGGGTTCGGCCCGATGCTTTCCTTTGAAATAGACGGCGGCGCTGCTGCAGTCAACCGGCTGTTGGGCAAACTTGAGCTCATCAAGCTGGTCTTGAGCTTTGGAGGCGTCGGGACCACGCTCGCGCATCCCGCAAAGTCGTCGCATCGCGCGCTTTCGGCCGAGGAACGCGCGGCGCTTGGCATCCACGACGGCTTCTTGCGCTTGTCGGTGGGCATCGAGGCGGTGGAAGACATCGAAGGCGACCTGAAGCGCGGCTTGGACGCTATATGA
- the nadD gene encoding nicotinate-nucleotide adenylyltransferase, which produces MSLTRTGLLGGTFDPIHFGHLFIAQAVCAKAGLDRVLFMPVGDPSHRAVHATAAHRKAMVELAIAGNQHFAIDDTALEQKGPVYTADTLALVRPKLTNDELYFIAGADALTASRWRRLDEVAAAVARFYVVRREGTLLEEMASVLGDLPADLYQRFEMLDLPLVDISSSVIRERVANDEPIRYLTPDAVVKYIESKRLYRKGNGPD; this is translated from the coding sequence ATGAGCCTCACCCGCACCGGCTTGCTGGGCGGCACGTTCGATCCGATCCACTTCGGACATCTGTTCATCGCCCAAGCGGTGTGCGCAAAGGCGGGCCTCGATCGCGTGCTCTTCATGCCGGTCGGCGATCCGTCGCATCGAGCCGTTCACGCGACCGCAGCCCACCGCAAGGCCATGGTGGAGCTGGCCATCGCCGGTAATCAGCACTTCGCGATCGACGACACCGCGCTCGAGCAAAAAGGCCCGGTGTATACCGCGGACACTCTGGCGCTCGTACGCCCGAAGCTGACGAATGACGAGTTGTACTTCATCGCCGGCGCTGATGCGCTCACAGCCAGCCGCTGGCGCCGCCTCGATGAGGTCGCGGCCGCGGTCGCGCGCTTTTACGTCGTGCGTCGCGAAGGCACGCTCCTTGAAGAGATGGCGAGCGTGCTCGGCGACTTGCCCGCGGATCTCTACCAGCGCTTCGAGATGCTCGACCTGCCGCTCGTCGATATCTCTTCGAGCGTGATCCGCGAGCGCGTGGCGAACGACGAACCCATCCGCTATCTCACGCCGGATGCCGTCGTCAAATATATCGAATCGAAAAGGCTCTATCGCAAGGGGAACGGGCCGGACTAA
- the rpmA gene encoding 50S ribosomal protein L27, with amino-acid sequence MNLQRFAHKKGLGSSRNGRDSQSKRLGLKKFGGQAVVPGNIILRQRGTRFFPGHGVGMGKDNTLFALVGGTVLFTRRSKDRQIVAVAPAAAKA; translated from the coding sequence ATTAACCTACAGCGCTTTGCGCACAAGAAGGGTCTCGGCTCGTCTCGCAACGGGCGTGATTCTCAGAGCAAGCGCCTCGGCTTGAAGAAATTCGGCGGTCAAGCAGTCGTGCCGGGAAACATCATCCTGCGCCAGCGCGGCACAAGGTTCTTCCCCGGCCACGGCGTGGGCATGGGCAAAGACAACACGTTGTTCGCGCTGGTCGGCGGCACGGTGCTCTTCACGCGCCGCAGCAAGGATCGCCAGATCGTCGCCGTGGCGCCGGCCGCGGCCAAGGCTTGA
- a CDS encoding Maf family protein: protein MSERIHAIALASASPRRLALLQSIGLDVTVVRSAYEEHRADAKLEPGELVQLHAAGKAERAEPAGPALLIAADTLVAVGDEVLGKPKDAVEARSMLRRLSGRRHTVYTGFAVVDRLTGGRTIGMESTAVQFSPLSDGEIERYVATGEPLDKAGAYGIQGRGALLVTSIAGDFYTVMGLPLARVARACATLGYDLI from the coding sequence ATGAGTGAACGGATCCACGCGATAGCGCTCGCCTCCGCCTCGCCGCGCCGCCTGGCGCTGCTGCAAAGCATCGGGCTTGACGTCACGGTCGTGCGATCGGCGTACGAAGAACATCGTGCAGACGCCAAACTTGAACCGGGCGAGCTCGTACAGCTCCACGCAGCGGGCAAGGCGGAACGCGCTGAGCCGGCTGGACCTGCGCTGCTCATCGCGGCCGACACGCTCGTCGCGGTCGGTGACGAGGTTCTCGGCAAACCAAAAGACGCCGTCGAAGCGCGCAGCATGCTGCGCCGCCTGTCCGGCCGGCGCCACACGGTCTACACCGGTTTCGCGGTCGTCGATCGTCTCACGGGCGGTCGGACCATCGGCATGGAATCAACCGCCGTGCAGTTCTCGCCGCTCAGCGACGGCGAGATCGAGCGCTATGTCGCCACCGGCGAGCCGCTTGACAAAGCCGGCGCGTATGGCATCCAGGGCCGCGGCGCGCTGCTGGTCACGTCCATCGCCGGCGATTTTTACACCGTGATGGGTCTGCCGCTTGCGCGCGTGGCGCGCGCGTGCGCGACCTTGGGATACGATCTGATCTAA
- a CDS encoding GNAT family N-acetyltransferase, producing MQEHVKSDGTLQTVRLVLRVGPSDAATRLAQYYRDNAEHLRPWAPVPADRFFSAAFWEEALDRDRHEFLERRSARFVIFARDYPNGPVLGQCNFSEFVSGIFQACYLGYALDRRCVGKGFMTEALSAAIPFVFETIGMHRIMANYMPANERSGALLRKLGFEVEGFARNYLYINGGWQDHILTALTNPNPSEPVL from the coding sequence TTGCAAGAACACGTCAAATCCGACGGCACCCTTCAAACGGTGCGCCTCGTCTTGCGGGTCGGACCAAGCGATGCAGCGACGCGCCTTGCGCAATACTACCGCGACAACGCAGAGCATCTACGGCCATGGGCGCCGGTGCCGGCCGACCGGTTTTTCAGCGCGGCTTTTTGGGAAGAGGCGCTGGACCGCGATCGTCACGAGTTCTTGGAGCGGCGTTCGGCGCGCTTTGTGATCTTCGCGCGGGACTACCCGAATGGTCCGGTCCTCGGGCAATGCAACTTCTCCGAGTTCGTCAGCGGGATTTTTCAGGCGTGTTATCTCGGTTATGCGCTCGATCGGCGCTGCGTCGGCAAAGGTTTCATGACCGAAGCGCTGAGCGCGGCCATACCCTTCGTGTTCGAGACGATCGGCATGCACCGGATCATGGCCAACTACATGCCCGCCAACGAGCGAAGCGGCGCACTGCTGCGCAAACTCGGCTTCGAGGTCGAGGGTTTCGCGCGCAACTACCTTTACATCAATGGCGGCTGGCAGGACCACATCCTCACGGCGTTGACCAATCCGAACCCGAGCGAGCCCGTCCTGTAA
- a CDS encoding DMT family transporter, translating into MLATILALLSAVAFGAADFVAGLVTRRTPVLTVVVISQLSGLALLLCTVWFVPGTAFPNAGDVGWGLAAGCAGGVGLALLYLGLAIGRMSVVSPLTALLGASLPVVFGIASGERPAALALYGVGLALVSVVLISSAPEHAANPLPPRAARAGIAAGIASGLAIGTFLILLAHVRHEAGLWALAAARCSSIVLLGTIAFATRRPIQPFSAPLRPIVLAGLIDATSTALYVISTRYGLLSVVAVLTSLYPASTVLMARFILKERMTPLALGGMALAAISVSLIALAR; encoded by the coding sequence GTGCTCGCAACGATATTAGCTTTGTTGTCGGCCGTGGCATTCGGGGCAGCCGACTTTGTAGCCGGACTTGTGACCCGGCGCACGCCCGTGCTCACGGTCGTGGTGATCTCGCAGCTTTCCGGTCTCGCATTGCTGCTATGCACGGTCTGGTTCGTTCCGGGGACCGCGTTTCCGAACGCCGGCGATGTGGGTTGGGGTCTTGCGGCCGGCTGCGCGGGCGGCGTCGGCCTCGCGCTGCTCTATCTCGGACTTGCGATTGGCCGCATGAGCGTCGTCTCGCCGCTGACCGCCCTGCTCGGCGCCTCGCTGCCCGTCGTGTTCGGTATCGCGAGCGGAGAGCGACCCGCTGCGCTCGCGCTCTACGGGGTGGGGCTGGCTTTGGTCTCGGTGGTTCTGATATCGAGCGCGCCCGAACACGCAGCCAATCCCCTGCCGCCGCGCGCGGCTCGCGCTGGAATCGCCGCAGGGATCGCTTCCGGACTTGCTATCGGCACGTTCTTGATCCTGTTGGCGCACGTGCGTCATGAGGCGGGCTTGTGGGCGCTGGCTGCCGCGCGTTGTTCGTCGATCGTGCTGCTCGGCACGATCGCGTTTGCGACTCGCCGCCCGATCCAGCCCTTTTCCGCTCCGCTTCGGCCCATCGTCCTAGCCGGACTCATCGACGCGACCAGCACGGCGCTGTACGTGATCTCGACGCGCTACGGCCTGCTCTCGGTCGTCGCGGTTTTGACCTCGCTGTATCCCGCCAGCACCGTGCTGATGGCGCGCTTCATCCTTAAAGAACGCATGACCCCGCTCGCCCTTGGCGGCATGGCCCTCGCAGCGATCAGCGTCTCGCTGATCGCGCTCGCGCGATAG
- a CDS encoding phosphatase PAP2 family protein — translation MRLWTISAVAFALFIVLGFLVATPPFSRLDAAATALQGHGMQAAVIFTESGRFLPLLSIGLIGIATLAAARLALWMGAGVLVSQIMSQGVVELIKIFFHRARPDHWLVYHEPGYSYPSGHASTAIVFFGSWLLIILMAPLPRLAKIVCAAVLFVWMLAIDWSRLALGAHYLTDVIGGTLFGIFWVSMVLAVLARLGVAASDLRAKRKAA, via the coding sequence ATGCGACTCTGGACGATCAGCGCAGTTGCTTTTGCGCTCTTTATCGTCCTCGGTTTTCTGGTCGCGACGCCGCCGTTCTCACGCCTCGATGCGGCAGCCACAGCGCTTCAAGGTCATGGCATGCAGGCGGCCGTCATTTTCACCGAATCGGGGCGGTTCTTACCGCTGTTGTCGATCGGCTTGATCGGCATCGCAACTCTCGCGGCGGCGCGCCTGGCGCTATGGATGGGTGCCGGTGTGCTTGTATCGCAGATCATGTCGCAAGGCGTTGTCGAATTGATCAAGATCTTCTTTCACCGCGCTCGACCCGATCACTGGCTCGTCTATCACGAGCCGGGATACTCGTATCCGAGCGGGCACGCCAGCACCGCGATCGTATTTTTCGGAAGCTGGTTGCTGATCATTCTGATGGCGCCGCTGCCCAGACTGGCAAAGATCGTTTGCGCCGCCGTGCTCTTCGTGTGGATGCTCGCAATCGACTGGTCGCGCCTCGCGCTCGGCGCGCACTACTTGACTGACGTCATCGGAGGCACGTTGTTCGGGATTTTTTGGGTTAGCATGGTGCTCGCGGTTCTTGCGCGCCTGGGCGTCGCAGCCAGTGATCTCCGAGCGAAACGGAAAGCTGCATGA